The nucleotide window tgggtatgagtgtgagagtgaacggttgtccatctcctcgtgccctgcgattggctggccaccaattcagggtcgtgcccattgttggctggtgTGGGGCACATGCCGCGACCCCAGTGAAGccgtacggaaaatgaatgaatacccaTTTTTAGTGcattcatttgacttttttggcATGTATATTGAGCCCCGTGAGACCCTAATAACGCCACATAGGGACTTTATAATGCGTCACGTAGGGGAGTGACGGCGAATCAGCCAAACGAGTTAAATATTTCTTTGCAGGCGACATAACCATAACTACAATGCAGACTGTGAGGAATATTAATTTTATACCCATGTCCTAAGAGGTTATCAAATGAAAGTTTCCACTGCATCATGCTTAAGTGAGCTGCTATACTCTATGAAATGGAAAGGACAAAAGGCCATgcgagaagaaagaaaagaaaaggaaggaAGAATACTGCGGAAGAATTGAGTTGCTACGAGAGCCTGATGAGATTATTCCGCGTCACCGAGCTTCCGGCCTTCGggatgatcaaattaaaacgagAAACAGAAGAAAGTGGGAGGAGGAGAAGAGGGGGCGAGATGAAGGCGTTGAAGGCCTGGCCGCTTCAGCGTTTACCTGTGCGTTCAAAATTTCACATTTGCATAGATGGGCCATTCATAACCAAATAAAGATCAATCTATGTTTTACTGTGAtttgaaaatgtgatttttttcttctttgcaggGTCATCCGGAGAAAAGCAAATCCTCGATAGAAGGCTATATGCCACTTGGTGTTTTGCATATCAGAAGAAATAAATTGAACAAATCCCCAAATCCGAGATGGACTTTGTGATGAAACAAGCTTTGGGTGGTGAGTAcagcaatccctcgaatatcgcggcttcactacattgccttttttttctgggggacaatttttttgttaattacattttttttgtacgttcataaaaatgtaaattctaCACTGAAATTtggaagcggaagccactcccctgtcctccgcttgctaatagaactcagcactgaagtaaaatatatatatatatttttttaaagttcataaaaatgtgaaaatccacgctgaaactcgcaagcggaagccactcccctgtcctccgcttgctactatgacacagcactgaagtaaaaaaatacttatatacgtattttttttataaaaggggtgaccctatttcacggtttttcgtttattgcggccatctctggtctacattaatcgtgataatcaagggattactgtaaagatGTGCCATGTTAGCTTAGCATGCTGTAACCACTATCTTCCTATTTCCTGTTCGTGTCAATCAACTACTGCTGTTGATATGACGTTTTAGTTACTACATCGTCATATCAACAGCAgggtctctctttctctctttctctctctctctctctctctctctctctctctctctctctctctctctctccccctctctcccgctctctccctctctctctctcaatcaaatcaatcaaaagcctttattgtcatcatacacagctgcgtataacgaaattgatggtgctactCCCCAAAGTGcctttttcccagtaaaaacataaataagtaatttaaaaagtcacgtccgagcaaggtaattctaaaatattgcacaatctaagatattgcattgttattgcacaccccaaagttattgcacagaagggattgtgtgtcgtgttaatgcaagttcagagccctgatggctgtggggaaaaaacatccCTAGGTCTATTTGttcgtgttttgtgagacctgtagcgtctggcagagggcagcagctggaacagatagtGACCAgagtggtatgggtccctaacaatgttcccactgctgaggtagcgagggctggcaatgtcaatCAGTGAGGgaagagagcagccgatgatcttctgggcagtgttgatcactctctgcatggcctttttgtctgctgccatgcttccagcgtaccacactgtaatgcagtatgacaggatgctctccacagttgctctatagaaggttaccagaagcttagtgtccaagttgttcctcctgagtaccctccgtaaatggagtcgtttctgggccttcttcaccactgccgtggtgttggtagaccaggagagcttgtccgtgatgtggacccacacaaatttgaaggactggaccctgtctacgcatggggagtggggccagatctgtgttgcgtttgcaaaagtccatTATTTCTtgagttttcgtggtgtttagtgtgagattgttcaccaaacaccatgaagacagtttgttgacctcatctctgcaGGCAAACTCAtctccccctgagatgagtccgaccacagtggtgtcatcggcaaatttgatgatggagttagagtggtgggtgcagtcgtatgtgtacagggagtacctCCCGCACTccgcattgtactgaataatgtctctttttagtattcaacatcataaccactagatagttcttagttactctgttagtagatggcaaattagaacaaataaaacgtgtttttccattccaaaatcctgttttttggtgttttttttcagaaggtgggaacgaattaatttatatttactagttaatttctatgggaaaagttgatttgagatacaaataaattgacatacaagcttggtcccggaacacatttaGCCCgtatcagctgtcaggctctttaacaaaacaaataggtgagtgttaagacctaccgtatgcatgcatgtacatctatgtgtatgtatatatgtgcttatatatgtatgtgtatatatatatatatatatatatatatatatatatatatatatatatatatatatatatatatatatacatattccagcaacacgcttatttatttatatatttattcatttatttattaacttacttattacctatctatttatgtctaaaatgcctttcctatttctgcatccacaccctcttgctactgtgacaacgaaatttcccgaatacgggatgaataaagttatccaatccaatccaaaggtattactgtattgaaaATGGGATCGTGTATTTTTGGAGCATCAACATCGAGTtgaacattttagtattgaaacgGTGTTTTCAGGGGCCACTAAAGACATGGGCAAGATGCTGGGTGGCGAGGAGGAGAAGGACCCCGACGCGgccaagaaggaggaggagcatCAGGAGGCACTGAAACAGCAGGAGGAGGAACGGAAGGCCAAACACGCTCGCATGGAAGCCGAAAGGGAGAAGGTCCGGCAAGGCATCCGGGACAAGGTACGTCGCCCTCCCTCACCTGCACGCCTTGTCGATAACTTCCTTAGTGTGCGATATGGCAAAAAGTCCTCTTATTCgttgatttgaaataattaCAATTTACGATAACAGTTCCCtgcacctttttatttttatatgccAAGAAACAGAATAGTTGTGCtgaaaaatctcaaataaagGCCGACTGGCATATATATACTTTGCAAAAATGTAAAGATATCCGTTTCTATAAGAggcattacaaaataaaaattcagaCACCCTTGGATTAAGGGGTAGTCTTAAAGATGGTagaacaaattatgctaattcaatgtaaaaaaatcgGAACTACGAGAAAacgttttataaaaaaatgttcgAGGTACCACCTATATTAACATCATAAAGTGGTTCtattaacaggaattaaataatccCCACCAAATTagtccaaaatctatttttttcacactgatctcacgtcatcaaagttgatgtccgcAACCccaaacagctttcagttcgactgatgctaaaataattaatgcaatgttttttttaccttattttaattttctttttctcccaatattacgcaaaaagtaaTGTGCTCACAAAGACTTTACGttggcaaaagttgatgccgctgaagccaaacaacttccggttcacgtaccgtaaaaacagaaaaatgacttatatctcgtaatattacgcattttttcttcccaatattacttcaaccacccAATATTACGAGAAAagccgttttgtgctcacacagagttaacgtcgacaaaagttaAAGCCcggaaaaacaaaatgactttaatctcatattacgatttgaatcttgtaatagtacaatctatgaattcatatttctattttaacctcgtaatacttcaattttaatctcttaatattgagatttctctcttgaaatacagtggtaccttgagatacgagtttagtGCGTTCcaagactgagctcgtatgttgatttactcgtacctcaaatgaacatttcccatagaaatgaactaaaaacaaattaattcgttccaaccctctgaaaaaaacaccaacgcgctcgtaacatgacaaacaaatttaaatgaacttggattacgatgcagacacattcaaaaataaatttaatctaaccttaccccaaacttaattctaatttagttttaactttttatatctttcttctcctgggttggctctatttaccCTGCCCCCACCctcactttcagatgcaacctatagactgcttttgtcttcccttcaaaatattcccaaaatgatgcacacaaatgtcctcacaatcggataacgcacgaccacttgccaacttgcccgggaagtagtactcccctcgtattagcgaacaagctccgccatttgcactgactaacggtaaaaaaaacactgaaaaaaatgcaacgctccgcctagtgctcgtagagacattgcacaagggagttgcgaccagaaagacagtgcccatgatgttcttatgagcaaccTCTGGCGTATTCttagtatatcaaaatttgtcttgtatctcaagacaaatatttgcttgaaattcactcgaatctcaaattgctcgtatgtcggggcactcgtatgtcgaggtattattGTATTACGATGTATGACTCCTTGTCATTTCCCCCGGCACACCTGAGCATCGCTCACGGCACATTGGTTGAGAAACACTGCGCTAACACACTGTTTTGACATTTCTCTTTTGGAACTGTTTTTGACGGCAGTACGGCTTGAAGAAGAAGGAAGAGAAGGAAGCTGAGGAGAAGGCGGCCATGGAGCAGGCGTGCGAGGGTTCTCTGACGCGCCCCAAGAAAGCCATCCCAAGGGGCTGTGGGGACGACGAGGATGAGGACGACGAGAGCATCCTGGACACCGTCCTCAAGTACCTGCCCGGGCCGCTGCAGGACATGTTCAAGAAGTAGACACACCACCAGGGGAAAACCGAAACCGAAAGAAAAGGGAGGGACGTTCTTGCCAAATTGGCGGCTCCACACTGCCTTTTCTACTtcagtcctttttttttcatttcatttaatccGTCAATCGGTACGTCGCTAGGCAGACTTGTTTATCGGACACGTGCCTTCCGGGTGAAAACGGGAAACACGCGCCCATGTTTAGACTCGCCTTAAGGGCCGACCGACACACAGAAAGCGGTGACACTGCCACGGTTTTACAAGCCCAAAGACTTTTTACAAAGCGCAAACACTCCCAATTGACAATCAATACTAAGTTTTGACATTGGGAAAAATTAGCGAGGTGCCAGTGTAGGGGTCGAAGTTAAACTCGTCACAATTTGTCCAATTCATCACAACAGAGACCAAAGATTATGTTTACACACTCCGTCCAATACCCCCAGATTCAAGCTGTTATCAATTAATATTGTCAATTACTGTTgtctgggggtcctgggttcaaatccaggtctcgtccacctgtgtggagtttgcattttctccccaggcctacgtgggtttcctccgggtactctggtttcctgtcacattccaaaagcatgcatggtaggctgattggacactctaaaatgcctctaggtataagtgtgagcgtcaATGGTTATTGgtcgccttgtgccctgcgatcagctgcccaccgattcagggtgtccctcgcctttgGCCCTGaaaatcagatgggataggctccagcacccttcacGACCCTCAaaaaaggagatgagatgagaattactGTTGTACTGCCAATACAAATTTCTATAAAAGTTGAATTTGCGTGCTAAGAAacctttaaatcaggggtgtcaaactcatttttgtcagCTTGTAGTAAGGATTTTCTTCTAAATTAGGGGTGGCCAAACTACGGCCACTATAATTGTTTTACATGACTTTATTTTCTATGTCCTCCAAGGTTTCTCCGAATATCCTTATACTTTTATACAATTATATTTTGTTGCTTCTagcccttaactcattcacttccattgacagttatagacatcaaatccatttcaacgtGGAAAGGTGGTCTTGAGTCATCATGTCTCACAGCGATCATTCAGTCACCGCCAGCCCCCCTGCAGTCATATTGAATTGGACGTTAATCaacgtcattggcagccaatgaaataatacttaaaattcattttaaaagccaATCTTTTAACTTTAGTGCTTcttttgatttttctgaaagcggCCCTCGGAGAGaaaagtttgcacacccctgcTATTATGTTGGACAACCCATATAAATATTTCCCttgtttgagtgccattgatTGATGGCATTGgatgaccaatccattttgactgagagggtgtgaatgaacaaatgttcaaaatggattggacatgtaaCGCTGTTATTGGCAACTATCCCGTTTAATTGATGTATAGATTAGCAAATCAATCGTTATCTATTTTGATTTATATTCTGTTgagagggtggcccggtggagcgagtggttagtgagtcggcctcacagctctggggtcctgggttcaaatccaggtcatgtggagtttgcatgttctccccgggcctgcgtgggtttcctgcgggtactccggggtttcctcccacattccaaaaacaagcatggtaggctgattggacactctaaattgcccgtaggtatgggtgtgagggtgcgtggttgtccatctccttgtggcctgcgattggctggccaccgattcagggtgttccccgccacTGGCCTGGAGATAGCTGGgattggttccagcaccccccacgaccctaatgaggataaagcagttcataaaataaaatgtgatgagatgagaGGAGACTCTGTTGAGAGACAAAGTTGACCTCCAATTTTTTCAAACCCTTCCGAAGCCTCTTAACATTTTTTCTCCTGTTCTCATGTTTATTTGTGgaaaacaatattattttttcaaaattcatacaagcaaaaaaattggtcaaaatgaagaatttcatttttaacagTTAATAGGAATTCGCGGCCCGGTGGTCCAGTGTATGCATGAATGGTCagcgtcctcactgtgtggagtttgcatgttctctccgggcttgtgtgggttttctccaggtactccggttacctcccacatcccaaaaacctgaatcagtggccagccaatcgcagggcacaaggagacaaacaaccattcacactcacacccatacctaggggcaatttagagtgtccaatcagccgaccatgcatgtctttggaatgtgggaggaaaccggagtacctggagaaaacccacgcaggcccaggcagaacatgcaaactccacacaggtgaaccgaccttgatttgaacccaggtcctcgATTGTAAGACCGACggactaaccactcagccgccgggccgcctgaaTTAATAATAGACATTTATTATGATAAATTattctttctttcattcaattataaattaaaaattaaaaaaaaacaaaatcattggaAGAATGGTTAACATTCTCGGATATTAAACATCAATTTTGTTTTagtaaaaatcataaaattgaTTAATATGGCTTACTTTTGCGGGACACACAAAATAACATGAGGGTCCAGATGTGGCCCTCGGGACGCAAggttgacacccctgcattaaacAGCACTCAATAATGTGTCCTTAATTTTGTCTTCTAGTGGTGCTTACTTAGTTTGGGATTAGCATAACCGCTATTGTGTGCACGTTAGCGACTAGCATTATCGCCGAATCTTTGCTCTGACTGCCTCttttaaaatctaattttttaCTTGACTAAATGATCATTTATCCCAGCTTTTATTGTTTGTCGGGGAGCTACGATTGGTTAAATTCCATTTCAAATTATAGTTCCTTATGCTGCGTTACGAGCGGCCGCGTTTTGTCGTGCGACGGCGCTGTCGTTTGGCCGAGCTAATAGCGTTAGCAAGAAAGCGTGTGTTTTGAACATGGCCGAACCAGAACATAGTTGTTGACTTAAACAGAAGATGAAAACAATTCTGGACTAGACCACAAAGCCATAgacttttacatttttgcaataatttcttgaatgttttggtttggTGTGTTTTGCGTGTCTataggaggaggaaaaaaagtttgtgtGTTGTTGTCTATGTGTCTTAAAACTTTACACATTCCTCCAATTGACGCATGCCGAATCAAGACCAAATTATTTGTTTAGAGTGATTTTGACAACAATTTCCGTTTTTCATTTACTGTCATGGTGCAGCTAGGAATACGTTGCCTAGCTCGTAGTGACCATAAATGTTTGCCAATGTATTCAAGTCATTAAAACATTAATTCACGGGTGTTAATGCTACAAGCTAACTTGTAGCTTATTTCACTCCATCTTTTAGCTCAAGGCGTCAacacgttttttaaattaatacatCTGTTAGTtgagatttaccgtatttattcacaTATGAAGCGCCCCGcgcataagccgcacccttaaaattgccttaaaattgttgaatttcgcaatttctcgcgtataagccgcccctttattcacaattttcacctccatattcatggttttaatagttttttaatagttttaatatTTACCTagatctacaatgtcttgtgtgtcttgtctgtcttgctactgcaaccaaggaaatttccggaatacgggatgaaataaagttataatctaaatctaaaaatctcatctaaatgtgttactttgaaggaaaaatgttaagaaaatatcacacgtgatatttctgagctactgtatgaatcaaaagcacattattagggtcaatatcataatgaattaattcatccagtcatggttgttttcttactgcaaaacagaaaataaccaacaaataataATTGTTAATTTGCCGAGATCTACTGGTGAAAAGTttcgtgcgcatataagccgtacgccttgattcagtcatctttttttgttttttagttacaaatacggcttatatgtgagagaATATGGTACTTCATGATTATTTCACATTAAACGTCCTGTGTGAGCgtgaaaaaaattcatttgaagGCTCAAGCGACACTTTTATTACTCTTGCAGTTTTTGCTTTTCTGTCTAAAGGGCTACTCGGGTaatagggtacacggtcgattggtcgccggtcttttggtcgccgatcttttggtcgccggtcttttcgtcgccggtcttttcgtcgccggtcttttggttgcccagaaggtaagtgataattaccatttaaatcgttgctcaaattccctaaatacaaactgtgaattactatttagtcatacttaatgccctagtaattattaggctaaagaaaagctccaaatttcatggacttttattgttttttgtcggagaacttgttaagaccctgcctgactgacgtagcttcttaaagggacaacgcatgtacatacaaactcttatacactcacacgtgggctcagtgaaactgctcatggccattgttggcttttattgatgcgtagaccgtgttgttttaccttgttttgtcgccggtcttttggtcgtcggtcttttggtcgccggtcttttggtcgtcggtcttttggtcgctgggcttttggtcgtcggtcttttggtcgcgggtcttttggtcgtcggtcttttggtcatcggtcttttggtcgtcggtcttttggtcgcccgttgtcgcggtcggggcaaccaaaagaccggcgaccaaaagacggcgaccaaaagacggcgaccaaaagaccggcgaacaatcgaccgcacatgtcGGGTGTTCTACACCGAGTCGACAGCCCGAGCTCGTGTTTATTGTCATGTGATGTTTCGATACACGTCACGCATTATCTGTCGTCAGGACATGAAAACAACATTCCAGCTAATTTAACCTACGAGAGCCCCAACTTGAGTGATTTTCCAGTCAAGAGTCGTTGTTGggtttgtcattttgttttgtgttgagTCAAGATTTAAGATACGAGCAAGTTCCGATCGGAATCGGAATGAGCTTGCTAACTtaacttaataataataataataataataataataataataataatcggacataggccctgtcgtcattatcacaacacaaaagcctacttgtcatcacacgcagaaactgcgtgtgacgaaattgatggtgcttctccataaactacgtttaatcggcaaaagacctaataagtgtaagttacggacttgtaatttgtcattccgctgttgaggatacaggtcgcttacctctcgcttacctctcactgtcttccacttacctttcctcagtcagctagtaggaggcagatcaccaaccaaacatctgttcatataccgcagaggggaatgtgtgttatgttagcgcgagtttagatttctgatggatgtggggaaaaaactgtccttaagcctatttgtccgtgctttgtgggacctatagcgtctgccagagggcagcagctggaacagattgtgaccagggtggtaagggtcccctatgatgttcttggctctgctgaggtaacgagggctggcaatgtcttcaagtgagggcagagagcagccgacaatcctctgggcagtgttaatcactttctgcatggcctttttgtctgccgccgtgcttccagcgtaccagcGTTTAACTTCATGTCAGacatttaaaatcaaatgaataaaacacgttcaattcaattaaattcaatttatttggcaagaaaaagcaccaggctaagggccatgtaacaagatacaaaaaatgtgcacaaaatgcggtgtagtcactggttcacggccaaaaagtcatccagagcccgcttgaactgggcgaccgtcggcttctcgaccacaccctgcggaagccggttccaaggaccggcgatgcgcactgaaaaataaGGTTCAAAATaaggttgcttttttttctttaaagtggCATATTCTTTGGACTATAAGGAGCACCAGCCCAAATGTGTACAATAAGGAAGAAAAACAGATAATTCAATCTGAAGAAAACGTTACAGAATAACATTGTACATTAGAgcacagatgtcaaagtggcagcccgtgggccaaatctgacccgccacctcattttgtgcggcccaagaaaatTAATGATGAGTGCCCAATTTCAGTTTTCAaataaagattatagatgtatagggaataatTCATAtgtttcacccttttaaatcaataattgcacaaaatttgtaataattagaatgtccaaaaatgatctattgatCAGCACGATCGAAAAatctgtcaattcattaatcaattaatttaggCAGCCTAATTGGCCGACATAATGGCCCTGAGACTCGAAGCTACGACGTGGCCCGTGACAAAAAACGAGTTTGACATTAGAGTATTTGCAATaaatcatatcatatcatagaCCAGGCAAACTAAACACTAAGGGCGctgcttatagtccggaaaatacagtaaatttgGAACTTGAGAACTTGGTCAGAGTACAAAATAAACTTATATGACActtgaatttaattttgtgGGTAAAAAGTCTTGTTATTACCCAAAGATTCCTTTTGAAAGTGAATTAACTCAAAATTTGAActgttttaaatcaatttactgtaaaactagaaaatgcaatttctggatAAATATTGAGAATACTTTAGTCTTCCGTGGGTCACTTCTTGTAGATTTTCAGTCATTtctaattttggggcattttgttAACTCGCTGTGTGAAATTGACAGCGTTAGATGTCCAAAGTGTCTTGACCTGGAGGACcaaattaacattcattcatgagCATTCAATCTTCATGTTTGTATTCGGTAAATACAATTTCCAATTTATGGTTTGCATGTCATGTCTGAGTGAAACTCTGCTTTGAAAACGAAATTGTGAGGtctttttgctcattttgaaCGTCACACAAagtaaaaaaggaaatacagacaaaaaaaacattattataaaagtgtttatttgttttatttgacaaCACTGTTCATATTGTGT belongs to Stigmatopora argus isolate UIUO_Sarg chromosome 9, RoL_Sarg_1.0, whole genome shotgun sequence and includes:
- the cplx2b gene encoding complexin-2 isoform X1 — protein: MDFVMKQALGGATKDMGKMLGGEEEKDPDAAKKEEEHQEALKQQEEERKAKHARMEAEREKVRQGIRDKYGLKKKEEKEAEEKAAMEQACEGSLTRPKKAIPRGCGDDEDEDDESILDTVLKYLPGPLQDMFKK
- the cplx2b gene encoding complexin-2 isoform X2, encoding MGKMLGGEEEKDPDAAKKEEEHQEALKQQEEERKAKHARMEAEREKVRQGIRDKYGLKKKEEKEAEEKAAMEQACEGSLTRPKKAIPRGCGDDEDEDDESILDTVLKYLPGPLQDMFKK